From the genome of Astyanax mexicanus isolate ESR-SI-001 chromosome 3, AstMex3_surface, whole genome shotgun sequence:
cttaaatcccattgagaacatgtggacagtgctaaagaaacgggttcatgcaagaaaaccatcacatttagctgaactgcaccaattctgtcaagaagagtggtcaaacattcgacctgaagcttgccaggagcttgtggatggctaccaaaagcgcctagttgccgtgaaaatggccaagggacatgtaaccaaatactaatgttgctgtatgtatatttttgacccagcagatttggtgacattttcagcagacccataataaatttatgaaagaaccaaattttatgactgttttttgtgacaaacatgtatgtgttccgatcactctatcacagaaaaataagagttgtagaacttattgaaaactcaagacagccataacattatgtttttttacaagtgtatgtaaacttttgaccacaactgtatgtaagAGCCGTATATGTAAATGCAAACAGTCATATCAGTTTTACTTAAAGTCCGGGTAGTGTAATGACATTATCTGGACTTTATATGTGAAAACAGAGTCATTTAAGACTCTTTCAGACATTACCCAGAGGAGCTGTATGTGGGAATGCTAATGTTTGTATCAGACATTGCCTGGACTTTACTCTGCCAGCCCCCCCAGTACAAAGTCTGGGTAATGTCCAAGTCCAGCCTATATGTGAATAGAGCTGATAATTTTCTAGAGAATTCATTAAAGGTTCTGCCTTGACTCCACATCTTCCACATTTTGTTGTAGGGGTAATGATTCTGACCTAGAAAATTGGTAATTATATGTTGCATTGATGAAAAGGCAGCTCTGGATAATGTCAGGACTTTTTATAAGTGAAATTGACATCGTAGAGCTTGAAATGAGATGGTTAATTGTAGAGAAACTTAACTAATTGACTAATGAAGCTTAAAACAGGTAATGGAAGCTAATACCATATTGCTATATACTTGTAGAGATATGTACTTTCTGACATAGTCACAGcactattatgaaaaaatatataaaagtacagACCTACATTAGTTCATTTATAAACCACTATTCACACTATTCTCTGTGTATTTACTGAGAACgtgtatttacacacacacacacacacacacacacacacacacacacacacacacacacacacattaaatgcAGTTTCCGTATCAGCAGTGTTATTAAAACCATTTGTGTGAAGGACAAACATATAAGCACACCCAGTGCTGGCAGGAGTAAAAAGAGAGGGAGGACAAAGAGCAGCAAGCCTCCAAAAATAATCAGGCTGTGTTTTAATGACTTCTTTTGCATTCCCTGAAGCTGAAAACATAACTGCATCAAAAACCGTTCCCTCCAGAGACACAGGGCACATCTCCGATTCAGTCTGAGGCCAAAACACACGCCTCTGCAGCGCTGGATCACTTGCTGTGTGCGCCCCATTGATTTACACCTACTTGTTTGTTTTGATTGAGAACATTTTCAACGAGTTTAATTCAAAGCGTATTTTTCTGAGACAACAGGTTTTGATGTAGTTTGTGAACTATATTGAATACTAGCTTTTTTTTACGTAACTGCCAGACTCTCTGGGATTTATTTTTCTCTTCATCTTTCATCTAtatctgtgtctgtctctttctctctcttaaggAAGATTCACTGGTGCACTGCAGTGTAATTCAGGTCAACTTTATTTTTGTGGGCAACTGATTACACAGTGTTTACCACAACTGAGTTTAGCCCAACATCTCAAAGACCGTagataaaaaaacatagatgCCGTGGTTCTATTTCCCTTATGTTCTTCTGAAGTGAAGCAAGAATTGTCTGCCATGTTGACAAATTTGCAACCAGgctctgcgcagtagagaccatgGATAAGTCAAGTCATTGGTAGACACGCCCACTTTTTTCCGACCAAGTATGTCTCAGACCTCCTTCACTGAGCTTACAGCGCAGGAGAAAAGTGTATATTTACCATTTTATGCTCAGTCAGCATGGCCATCGGCAGGCTCTACAGTGCATTGTTTTTCATATAATCACTGACTTTGCATTTTCAAAGCTGAATAGACAAAAGTAAAGAAGCACAAGTGCAGACATACAAGTGCCAAGTTTAAGTCATCTTGACCGCTGGGAGACTCTAAAAAAGGACAAAGACCAACTTTTTgcttttcaataaacacacagaaGTGAGAAAACCTCATAAAAATGTACAGATATATAATGACAGTTTAATGTTGATTGCCATGCTTCAGCCAGATTGGCCATTAGAAGGCTCTGTGGTATACAGTGTACTTATTGCATGTCTTCACAGGCCTGGCACCAGGAAGCTCATTACCTAATTTGTATACAATCAGAGGCTTCAtgttttcaaatctaaatggacagaaattGAGAAACTTAGGTCATAGCAGCACAAACatcttttcacattttttcacaaGTTTTAGGCAGATTAGCCATCAGGAGCCTCTGTGGTGCACAAATACCTACTTATTAAATATTGTTACAGAATAGActgaatgaacagaagtcagttATCTTAGGTCatacactccaaaaaaaaaaaatagtcttcGCAAGTTAAATCCTCTTAAATCTAGTTTAAAATCTGACATTTCTCATTCTACATTGTTGTCAGAGTTTTATTAGAATACCTGACGTATTTCTAACCAGTTCCTCATTGTCTTAAGTAATCTAACCTACTGAAAGTACCTTATTCTATTGGCcgatattttttgcatgttttaagcttGATCACTgcattttaatgttcttttttctaaATTAAGTTCATTAAGACACTTTTAATTGACTAATTAGCTTAAAAAATTATTCTTAGAATGTTACTTTCTAACAATctcaaaaagagaaaaatcaataTATAAGAAGCATTTAGGAGGATTTCACTATTCCAGTGTATAAACAGACATTAACAAACATAAATCGATTGATAGAATAAAGTTTTCTACCAATATTGACCCTCTACATTGCTAAAATATGTCATTTAGAAAATGTACGtcatatataaacacaaacagaaaCTATAAGAATACATGTCATAACTGTATAGTGTGTCTGACAAGTTTTCAAATCTAAATGCAATGACACAGATTGCAATACAGGGGAAGCTACAGAATTATAACACATGCTGGTCTCTTTAGACCTCATTGGGTCTAATGTGCTTGGACCCTTAATTGCTGCTTGCagctttattaaattattttttcaattatatcAGGTTTGATTTTTCACAGGGGAGAATAGAGTGCATGTCTTTTGTTGAATGTACCACATACCACTCtcactctgactctctctctctctctcttgctccatcattttctctctctttctctcacactccatcattctctctctctctctctctctctcctctactgTGAGGGAATCCTGCCTGATTGAAGTAAATGTCACTTCTTGCAGGTTATCTCTTTGCTCTTGGCCCGCTGCTTTTTGTCAGCATCTTTGATGTGTGGCTGGAGAAATTCACCACAAACCAGGCGTACGCCCTCAACCTGATATCCGTGGGTGTTGTGGCATTTGGATGCACAGGTATTGATTCATGCTCTTCTTAAGCTTTAGATGGGGTGCAGCATGTGTCAACAGCCTTCCTCCATACCTGCAGCTTTAGCGTGAGGTGTATGTTTGATGTTCATGCAGTGCCATTATCCCTCCGGTGTGATGATTTACCTGATATTTCTTTGGTACTGTCTACAGTGCAGCAGTCCAGTTTTTATGGGTACATGGGGATGCTCCCGAAGCGGTACACGCAAGGAGTGATGACTGGAGAAAGTACAAGGATCCAGCTAAGACCATTTAAAGTCTACTGTATATCATATAGTATAAACGTTAAAgccttaagtgtgtgtgtgttgacaatGCTTATCTCCTCTGTAAGGCACGGCGGGCGTCATCATTTCTCTCAGCCGAATCTTCACCAAGCTGCTGATCAAAGATGAGAAGAAGAACACCATCATCTTCTTCCTCATCTCTATTGGAATGGAGATGATGTGCTTCATTCTGCACCTGCTGGTGCGCCGGACGCGATTTGTGCGCTATTACACCAGCCTGGCCCGTCAGGGGCTGTCCTACCCCAAAGACCACCCTCACCATGGCAACCAGTACCAGGTCCACCATGATGTCATTACAGAGGAAGTAAGATTTGTaagtttttctttctatttttaaatctaagatcatataccgtatttttcgcactataaggtgcacctaaagtCCTTTAATCTGCAGTCCAACGTGTAAtttggtgcaccttgtgtataagttctaccagtcaggtattaaggagcagtaaagccactccactaaagtacagcgttataaagaaatttcagtgaagttttgtttatttaggcgcctccagcagcgagacctgctgaattagaagggaaacatgttgACACCTGTGTTCCTTACTAGTGGCACATAAAATGCACCTTgtaattcagtgcgccttatgtatgaaaatagaccagaagacAGACGTTCATTGAAAGCCTTACCTTgtttagagacagttactccaacaaaagcagaataatgaatgaatgagcaggagttccaatacttttgtctaaatAGTGTTGgtaaatagactagaaaatacagtaaatagaacTTTTCTTAAGCGTTTTTAGCtagacacttttttaaaacttttaaataaacaGTCACAAATCTCAGTATAAATTGATATATTTAACAGTTTCACACATAAAGCAACCCTTTGTTTAACCTTTTCTTCAGCTGTTTACTCATGGTTCAGAAATTACTTTGGGGTTGGGAATCAATAACAGGCCACTGTGTGATAGTATTATGTGGATACAATGTCTCAGATTATCTTCAGACAGACCCTGATGGGAACACACCTTCGGACTTGTGTCTTGTCCTTGAAAATGATCTGTCAGTGTTGGTGCAGCATCATTGGCCTGATCCAGCTGAATGTGCTCTGTAGCTCAGAGAGAAGCTGAAGGAGCCTCCTGATTTACTGCTGAAGGCTGTTGGTTTAATTTACGCTGGCACTTCTGCATTACGGTGTTTTTCCTCCGGGTGATGGATGGAATACTAAGCGCTGTTACCTCATTCCAAATACTTTCacccttttttttgtgtttactgGAACGATTTGAATTGGTTAATATAACAGGCTCAGTGAGGAGAGGCTGGAGATCTAAATCAGCTCTGGGATAAATAGGGTGTCTAGTGAAATCTGCTCAGTCTGAGCAAATAAAAGATGCCATCCTTTCTGGAGGCAGTCAGCTTGGACAGACGCCAAGACTCTCATCATCTGCAGCGTGACTGGCTAAGAAGATGAGCAGCTGTAATAAGTGTATCAGAGATTATGGCTTCTCTACGTAGTCTTATTTTTGGTTCTCCAGTGGATCTTTTTCCTTTGTGAATACTCTGTCTCTCGCCACTCCTCCAGACTCTTGAATTATTATGCGGGGTGCTCCCGGTCTGCGCTGCTCTGGGACCTAAGGGCTCTTTTTTTAATCTCAACAAATTAAGGAGAGTGGTTTTACTGGCTCAGTCAGGCACTTAATCAAGTAATGGCCCCCTTTACGTAGCCCCCGCAGAACCGGCAGCACATCAGAGGAAGATTCATAAGGGCTGGATCCAGTACCGGCTCTAACAAGGTTACGCAGACCTGATTGGTGCTGCCACTGGTTTCCACATATTTTTCCATTCTCACTTCATACATTCTAATCATACCGTCTCTAACAAGCGCAGAATTAGTGTCTCCCTGAAGATAACCGCCCCGCCTCCACGTTTCTGCCTAGCTGTCTGATTTTTCCCTATCTCCATAAAGATTACGTAAGCATGTGTGTAAGTGATCTTTATTTGTATAGTACATTTCTAGAACAAAAATATAGATAAGTAAACATAACAAACACTTTACGGACAAAAAGGACCAAGGTATCAAATAATATATGTCAAATAATCATCAACAGGTCATCATCAGAATGCTGTGTCTTTTGGTATTGCATAACTCTCACAAAATTCAGTCAAGAGTCAAGTCAGGAGGCTTTTATTGTCGTTATATCTGAGtgcaggtacacagtgtaaccaCATTAcattcctctggaaccatggtgaaACATCGAACAACAATAcgataaaactataacactacaataaatatattaaatataggaGGCAAGATAAtataacagacaggacagtgcagtaccagtACTGTACAAATAAAATGTGCATGGTTAGGATAGGGTGCAgggatatgtaacatactgtaatatatagaACTACATGATCACAGCTGtaactgaggtagagagtttatagtttttatggagtaaagcagcaaatattgctaatAGGGATATAGACATTTcgatctgtatgtgtgtgtgtgtttgtgtgtgatgggTGTTTTTTTAGtgcagtctttgtgtgtgtgtggagagattGAAAATTGAGGGTTATTAAagagagttttattttttttactatttgtaatatttataagatttcagactacacagaaatattCGCCATATTTCCCagcttaatcattttattttcagtttccaTGCATCTATCCTGTTATGTACAGGTTGGGATATCACTGATGTAaaaagttactttcttaaaggggcggtgTTATCCCAGAACTACACAGTGGAGAATATTTGGACACATTTAAAACGCTTAACATTTTTATCAAAACTAAATAagaaaatgtcttgtttaaaaaaGAACTATGTATCCAAACAAAGCATGTCAGACCCCCACATTAAAGAAAACtgcataaaatgtacaaaaaaaatgtattgttctttaatatgtgtaataatgtgttcattcagagtaaatgttgaaaaatgtatttgtacGCAGTGTTAGTACACAGTTCCAGGTTTGAGAGTGGACACTTAATGAAAGTCAGTAGTGTATGCTGGGGTCTTGTTTTTACAGGCTGATAAGTCAACACTAGAACTGTAAAATCTGTTCTGGTCTGATGTCATCTCTTTTATTTAAGGGAAATGGTGCAGTGGTTGCCTCTTCCACTGAAGACGTCAGCACAGAGACCGACTACACCGGAACCAACACGTATGTGAGATTCGATGTGCCGAAGCTAAAGATTAAAAAGAGCTGGCCGGGCATCAAGGGTAAGATCACACAGGCAATCAGCACACTGATTCAGTAGCTAAATATCTGTAACCTACACGCGCCTCTGCAAGAATGTCTGTGAAATGTGtgatattaaaaaagcaaaaatgaagACTTTTCAACTTCAGAATATTCTGTAGATTAGAAACCCATTTCAGAATACACAAACAGAGAGGTACTACTCTACAGAAATGTTCATACTGGACTGGAGTCGGAACATTTACTCCATTGTTGTACTATATGTTATCATATTTTCTTTTGGTACAAGAGGCTGTATGATAGTACAAACCCCAGTATCTCACACTTAAATATCACTTAGGTTACTGGGTATCATGTTAAAATAAGGATACTTTGtacagggtttataaatagtttattaatggtaattaattaggttgtaaatactttaaaaacacctaaataaaagggcaacaatggtctgtcatttgccaaatagtgattccgcaaaatatatactgttaaacctcTTTATACTAATAATTCAGATCTTTCAGGatgcttttcttatttttttttatcagtcagtattaatatatttgtttataatgttattcattagtcaaatgtttggacatcctaaattcagtgttttttcttttttttttaaatgcagtttagataattactacagtcatccaaactatggacccagaatattttttatactttaaggagcacctcttgtttagatgacatatttgcacaccttggctggattttcttcaaatttatgagttagagtcacctggaatggattTCCGTTAACAGCTGTgatgaactcatcaagagttaattacttgaatttcttgcctcgtaatgtgtttgagagcatcagttgtagagTTGGTATTatagtgaatagccctatttaagtaatattcttaaatccatattatggcaagaactaactactcaactaagtaaagaaaaaaatactttaagaaataagggTCAGTAAATCCGAAaaatttaaagaactttgaaagtatcctcaagtgcagtcacaaagcccatcaaaaacattatgatgaaactggctctcatcaggatcgccacAGGGAAGGTAGAGCAAGAGTTATCGTAGAGTTCATCAGATTAACCTGCCTCAAAaagcacaagttaacagctccccagataagagcacctttatgcttcacagagtatgttttggtttgtttaacacttttttaaattactacatgattcctaatgtgttccttcatagtctggttgactttactattcatttacattgtaagaaaaaagaaacaataagaagaaaatataaaaaataagtctAACTAGTGACTGTTTTTCTTTCAGATATGATCCTGCATCGTTATGTGGTGTCCCGCGTGATTTGGACCTACATGCTGTCCATCGCTGTCACCTACTTCATCACGCTGTGCCTGTTTCCAGGCCTGGAGTCGGAGATACGCAACGCCACACTGGGAGAGTGGCTACCCATCCTCATCATGGCCATCTTTAATATGTCAGACTTTGTGGGCAAAGTGAGTTTCTGAGGGGTACAGTAATTCTTGATCTTCCTTTTTCAGgttggtcctaatgagagccagtttcatcattaagtttttgatggtctttgcaactgcacttgaggatactttcaaagttcttgacattttttagattgactgaccttattcCTTAAAGTACTTattttctttgcttagttgagtagttcttgccataatatggattagaaccttaatttcttaaagtattgtttttctttacttatttctttaaataatatgggctattcactgtataccaactctatctcttcacaactttacaactgatgctctcaaaccattGTTCCACACTCatctgtatgtatttattttaaaaacacctAAATAAAAGGGCAACAATAGTCTGTCATTTGCTAAATAGTGATTCTGCAAAatatatactgttaaacctcTTTATACTATTAATTAAGATCTTTCAGAAtgcttctctttatttttttcatcagtcagtattaatatatttgttaatcacGTTATTCattagtcaaatgtttggacatctTAATTTCAGGGTTGTTTTAATGCAGTATAGATAAATTATAGATAAATTATAGACAaattaaagtcattcaaactatgaacccagaatatttttttaatattttaagtagctcctcttgtttagatgacagctttgcacatcttggcttgaTTTTCTTTTGACTTTCTTTTCACACCTGTATTCATCTGCAGATCTTGGCTGCTTTGCCGTACGAGTGGAACGGCATGCGTCTGCTCTTTTTCTCCTGTGTGAGGGTGGTCTTCATTCCACTTTTTATCATGTGCGTGTTCCCGGTGCCAAAACCCACCCTCAGTCACCCGGCGTGGCCCTGCATCTTCTCCCTCCTCATGGGCGTCACCAACGGCTACTTCGGCAGTGTGCCCATGATCCAGGCGGCTGGAAAGTTGCCGCCAGAGCAGAGGGAGCTAGCAGGTAAATCTGCTGACTGTAAAAGGTTCagatatgctaatgctgctggtaaTGATTGTAGGGGCCAGTTAGCATTATTCAAATAAGGACATATAATCAGCAGGTGCCCACTAGCTCTCATGCATAGTTAGCTATATTAGCATTTTGGGTGAAGTGGGTGAGTTAAAACATGGCGAACATCACATTGGTTGACTATAAAGTGTGTTTAGTATTTTTGTCTCAAACAAAGTTGGTAATGTGATTTTTTACACTGTGTGATGAATTGTTAACTTTAAACAGATGCTACGTGCTTCAGTTAATTGTGAGCTACATTAGCCATGTAAAAGGAGCCAGTGTGGGATGCTAAACTGAACTAGCTTGCTAATTAATGATTAACTCAACATGATTAGCTCAAGAGCTTCTTTTGGTGGGTTTTGCCTGCAGTTCATCATCTGAAAGCCAGGGGACGCTATTTCTCAGGGGATGGATCCACAGAAAAACAAAATCTTAATAAACAAATTCATATGAtcaaaaaatataaagtataatatacACAAAATCTTATAAAATGTTAGTCAAACACACATATTAATAAATGACAATTTACAAGTAAATTGACAAGTGTTTGATTTTCAGAGTGTAATTAAGTTTCTTTAAGTCTATAGTAACACACTTTAACACTAAAGCATAACCGTGTGCAAAactaatggaaaaataaataggTTTTCAGATCGgttcagaaaaaaatatgcatgtgtGATCATTACTTTTGCACATGacacattattataattattattcatttgttttattttaagaagGTGATCAAAAATAATACATTAGAGTTTTCTTAATAATTTGTGGTATTAGTATAGACTTTACCTGATTTATGCCACTGTAGGAGCCGAGAACAttcctctctctgtctgattTCTGCTGTTTCAGGGTAGTCAACAAAGACATTCATTAAACTCATTTGTTAAGTGTCAGTTTATTAGGCTTTGTGGAAAGCTCTCACAGGATTGACTCATTCTTTCCCACATCCTTTGTTAATTGGTTTGTTATTTGCTAAGATTTATTGTAAATTCATCAGATTAATAGGAAACTTACACCTGGCCAAAACTCAAGCTAATTTACTTAGATTGCTTGTTaaatacagtggcatgcaaatgtttgggcacccctggtcaaaATCTCTGTTTCTATGAATAGGTAAGTGAGTAAAAGACCTGCTGAGCAATTTATTAAACTCTGGAGTACTGGTACACTGTTTTACTGTGCATACTGCGCAAAATCTATTCAAAATATTTTAAGTGGAGTGatgaattttaaatattatttttggatGGAGCATTTATTTAGGAATATTTAGAGACAGGTGAGTACAGAATTTCATAAAAATTGATTTTTGTAGTTCAAAAGTCAAAAGTACTTTCAAGCTGTGCAAATTACTTACCAATGGAGAGTTGACCATGCAGTGGGATCAAGTATCATGCCTTTTCCATGTTTGTTTTAGGTGTACTTACACTAAGCTTACACGATTCTGCCCCCTCCACACTACATTTAAACAATACACGCCTTAGCACGTAGGTGTTGTGCTTAATttagcacccctgccatgaaaagcaccctctctcgggagcaaGTAGGCACCCTCTCCGAGATAAAAGTGGACTACTCtactttaacttacttagaaatatgtgccaaaagtcacagttATTTCAACCACGGTTACATACATAGTGACAGAGGGGGTGCTTTTACTGGTGGGGGTGCTGACTTTGGCACAACactgccatgtttgtttacaggaatgTTGCATCATTGACATCATCTTGTTCTGTGCTCGGTAGCGCTCACACTGCATGTGTACCGTACTCGAGTACAAGTAATAAAACCAGTTCGGAGCTATAACACTAGTCAAATgagccgtgctttgggaggtaaccatGCACAGCATGGGTTGTGTAGGGAGAGTACACCCTTATTGATTCTCAAAACTTTATTTCTTTAGAAGACTGCCACTGTATAATAGACatgtattaacatttttttaaaaatcagtgaAGCAAATGTTGGACTAAttatgtcttggctgattgactaTATTTTGATGAAGTATCGATTTACTGGATCACAAACACTAATATTGTCCAAAGTGACTCTAGGGGACGATTTGTATAACACAAATAAGAAAATGACATTGTCATATTCCCACTAGCTTTCATGCAGCACTTCCGAGTAAATGATGTTTTGCAGTGGGTGCATATTTGTGTATCCATTGTTTatttgttctcatttttctcatcTGAATCTCTGCTCTTTTCTACAGGAAACACTATGACTGTGTCCTACATGGCTGGACTGATGCTGGGCTCTGTGGTGGCCTATGCAGCGTACCGCTTCACTGCTCCAGGCTCAGGCCTGCACTCAGAGACTGGCTTAAACTTCACCCAGGGTTATTAATGCCTCCACACACTGAATTCATGCCTCACATCAATCTCATCAGGTGGCACTGTTTCTCATGTAGCAACTCAGCAGTCCCGACAAATCAAAgctccacagcagcagcagccatatTTTGTGCCGGGTGCAAGGCTGTGCTTTTTTGAGTGGGGGAGAGAAGAGGGTCTCGCTGACACTGTAAAGAGCTGTATGTAGTCTGTGCTTCATTGTGTTGCTTATTCATGTTTTATGAAAGTGTTCTGATAAGCTTTAGAAGGGAGCTGTGTGCAGTCCGGTGATAAAGCTGGTTACACTGGGCTGTTCCTCTCTGACTTCCTTTGACTACCAGTCCTGTGGTGGTTTATGGCAGGAAACCATGAGCTTTTATGCTGATATGCTGTAGTGACAGATTTTACTGGAAAACTCAGTTTGCGTTTACTTTTACCGGAAATCCTGTCCCATTAGTGATGCTTGATACGGGTCAAAGCTCCCAGTCCCTGAGATGAGAAAACTGTGTCTTTATTTAATCGTGCATTATGAATGTTGAAACCTTTGCTAAAGCAAAACTGAATGTGGATCTTAATgaataaacacttttttgtatattttcttttgttttccatGTTTCTCTATATTATTTAAGCCTTTCGGTGTTgtgaaaaatacactatataacTAGATTACAGCGTGCAAACagacatttat
Proteins encoded in this window:
- the slc29a4a gene encoding equilibrative nucleoside transporter 4 isoform X2, whose protein sequence is MGSKGVERRKQATPAQTPEGNVVMSFSFESYQLEEEDCQGKEIPDKGVLALSEPVFEEPVPDDRYHGIYFAMLLAGVGFLLPYNSFITDVDYLHHKFEGTSIVFDMSLTYILVALVAVVLNNVLVEMLSLHTRITVGYLFALGPLLFVSIFDVWLEKFTTNQAYALNLISVGVVAFGCTVQQSSFYGYMGMLPKRYTQGVMTGESTAGVIISLSRIFTKLLIKDEKKNTIIFFLISIGMEMMCFILHLLVRRTRFVRYYTSLARQGLSYPKDHPHHGNQYQVHHDVITEEGNGAVVASSTEDVSTETDYTGTNTYVRFDVPKLKIKKSWPGIKDMILHRYVVSRVIWTYMLSIAVTYFITLCLFPGLESEIRNATLGEWLPILIMAIFNMSDFVGKILAALPYEWNGMRLLFFSCVRVVFIPLFIMCVFPVPKPTLSHPAWPCIFSLLMGVTNGYFGSVPMIQAAGKLPPEQRELAGNTMTVSYMAGLMLGSVVAYAAYRFTAPGSGLHSETGLNFTQGY
- the slc29a4a gene encoding equilibrative nucleoside transporter 4 isoform X1, translating into MGSKGVERRKQATPAQTPEGNVVMSFSFESYQLEEEDCQGKEIPDKGVLALSEPVFEEPVPDDRYHGIYFAMLLAGVGFLLPYNSFITDVDYLHHKFEGTSIVFDMSLTYILVALVAVVLNNVLVEMLSLHTRITVGYLFALGPLLFVSIFDVWLEKFTTNQAYALNLISVGVVAFGCTVQQSSFYGYMGMLPKRYTQGVMTGESTAGVIISLSRIFTKLLIKDEKKNTIIFFLISIGMEMMCFILHLLVRRTRFVRYYTSLARQGLSYPKDHPHHGNQYQVHHDVITEEVRFGNGAVVASSTEDVSTETDYTGTNTYVRFDVPKLKIKKSWPGIKDMILHRYVVSRVIWTYMLSIAVTYFITLCLFPGLESEIRNATLGEWLPILIMAIFNMSDFVGKILAALPYEWNGMRLLFFSCVRVVFIPLFIMCVFPVPKPTLSHPAWPCIFSLLMGVTNGYFGSVPMIQAAGKLPPEQRELAGNTMTVSYMAGLMLGSVVAYAAYRFTAPGSGLHSETGLNFTQGY